A window from Hemibagrus wyckioides isolate EC202008001 linkage group LG19, SWU_Hwy_1.0, whole genome shotgun sequence encodes these proteins:
- the net1 gene encoding neuroepithelial cell-transforming gene 1 protein isoform X2, with the protein MEETDQTQVAVPESSSERPKRKASCKRKSSVLAPDPSSPENNNNSSQRPSLRRGSSFSFLTPGPQWDFTLKRKRREKDDDAVSLCSFDFKEPSNKRVRPLGRVTSLANLISPVKNGAVRRFGQTLQASLRGDMRSPGVPQHKAGSKAAAPTPPKRRNSTLWSETLDVHQKGTFSMKEIKRQEAIFELSRGEQDLIEDLQLARKAYHDPMLKLSIMSEEELTAIFGDLDAYIPLHHDLLGQLATATCPDGTVEEIGQIVVNWLPRLNAYRAYCSNQLAAKALLDQKKQDPKVQDFLQRCIESPFSRKLDLWSFLDIPRSRLVKYPLLLKEILRHTPPEHPDTANLEKAVSIIQDVLADINVKKGESECQYYIDKLEYLDDKQKDPRIEQCKSLLCHGELRNKSGTKLHVFLFTEVLVLTRPVMRNERQCFQVYRQPIPVQDLVLEDLQDGDVRMGGSFRGAFSNSDKAKNIFRVRFQDPAQGQSHTLQVNDIFHKQQWLNCLRTAMSVIQSDVPTVCSERRSSTASTVVHMEETDENQPQSQEPPSPTPSTTSTSSSSSSSSTSSSSPRKSKKDKRIICSLGKRKETMV; encoded by the exons ATGGAGGAAACAGACCAGACACAAGTCGCGGTGCCGGAGTCGAGCAGTGAGAGACCGAAGAGAAAAGCGAGCTGTAAGAGAAAGTCGAGTGTCCTCGCGCCGGATCCTTCCTCCCCcgagaacaacaacaacagcagccaGCG GCCTTCTCTGAGAAGGGGAAGTTCTTTCAGCTTTCTTACACCCGGCCCTCAGTGGGACTTCACTTTG AAACGTAAACGCAGAGAGAAAGATGACGATGCGGTCAGCCTGTGCAGCTTTGATTTTAAG GAACCCAGTAATAAGCGCGTGCGGCCACTGGGCCGAGTCACCTCGCTGGCGAACCTCATCTCTCCCGTGAAGAATGGGGCCGTCCGGCGCTTTGGTCAGACCCTGCAGGCTTCACTGCGGGGCGACATGCGCTCCCCGGGCGTGCCCCAGCACAAGGCAGGCAGCAAGGCTGCTGCACCCACACCACCCAAACGCCGTAACAGCACCCTCTGGTCCGAAACCCTGGACGTACACCAAAAAGGAACTTTCTCCATGAAGGAGATAAAGAGACAAGAG GCCATATTTGAGCTGTCTCGAGGAGAGCAGGACCTGATTGAGGACCTCCAGCTCGCCCGCAAG GCATACCATGACCCAATGTTGAAACTGTCAATCATGTCTGAAGAGGAGCTGACTGCCATCTTCGGAGATTTGGATGCTTACATCCCACTTCATCATG ATCTGTTGGGACAGCTGGCCACAGCAACTTGCCCTGACGGGACTGTTGAAGAGATCGGCCAGATTGTAGTCAACTGG CTGCCCAGATTGAACGCGTACCGGGCATACTGCAGCAACCAGTTGGCAGCCAAAGCCCTGCTGGATCAGAAAAAGCAGGACCCAAAAGTGCAGGACTTCCTACAGCGCTGTATTGAGTCACCCTTCAGCAGGAAGCTGGACCTGTGGAGCTTCCTCGACATCCCCCGATCACGGCTGGTCAAATACCCGCTCCTGCTGAAAGAAAtcctcagacacacaccaccCGAACACCCAGACACCGCCAACCTTGAAAAAGCT GTCAGCATTATTCAGGATGTACTGGCTGACATTAACGTGAAGAAAGGCGAGTCGGAGTGCCAGTACTACATTGAtaaactggagtacctggacGACAAGCAGAAAGATCCACGCATAGAGCAGTGCAAGAGCCTGCTGTGCCATGGCGAGCTCCGCAACAAGAGTGGCACG AAACTGCATGTGTTCCTGTTTACTGAAGTGCTTGTCCTGACACGGCCTGTGATGCGGAACGAACGGCAGTGTTTCCAGGTTTACCGTCAGCCCATTCCAGTGCAGGACCTGGTGCTGGAGGACCTGCAGGACGGAGACGTACGCATGGGAGGGTCCTTCAGAGGGGCTTTCAGCAATTCGGACAAAG CCAAGAACATCTTCCGTGTGCGTTTCCAGGACCCAGCGCAGGGTCAGTCACATACACTTCAGGTCAATGACATCTTCCACAAGCAGCAGTGGCTCAACTGCCTGCGCACTGCCATGTCTGTCATCCAGAGCGATGTCCCCACGGTATGCTCCGAACGTCGCTCCTCCACAGCCTCCACAGTCGTCCACATGGAGGAGACGGACGAGAACCAACCTCAAAGCCAAGAGCCTCCCAGTCCCACACCTTCCACCACCTCTACGTCATCCTCCTCGTCCTCGTCCTCCACATCATCTAGTTCACCGAGGAAATCTAAAAAGGACAAACGCATCATCTGTTCTCTGGGCAAAAGGAAGGAAACCATGGTGTAG
- the net1 gene encoding neuroepithelial cell-transforming gene 1 protein isoform X3 — MVAYDEPGVVPIKRTLQKIDYQNQVCKELEEPSNKRVRPLGRVTSLANLISPVKNGAVRRFGQTLQASLRGDMRSPGVPQHKAGSKAAAPTPPKRRNSTLWSETLDVHQKGTFSMKEIKRQEAIFELSRGEQDLIEDLQLARKAYHDPMLKLSIMSEEELTAIFGDLDAYIPLHHDLLGQLATATCPDGTVEEIGQIVVNWLPRLNAYRAYCSNQLAAKALLDQKKQDPKVQDFLQRCIESPFSRKLDLWSFLDIPRSRLVKYPLLLKEILRHTPPEHPDTANLEKAVSIIQDVLADINVKKGESECQYYIDKLEYLDDKQKDPRIEQCKSLLCHGELRNKSGTKLHVFLFTEVLVLTRPVMRNERQCFQVYRQPIPVQDLVLEDLQDGDVRMGGSFRGAFSNSDKAKNIFRVRFQDPAQGQSHTLQVNDIFHKQQWLNCLRTAMSVIQSDVPTVCSERRSSTASTVVHMEETDENQPQSQEPPSPTPSTTSTSSSSSSSSTSSSSPRKSKKDKRIICSLGKRKETMV; from the exons atggTGGCTTACGATGAACCTGGTGTGGTGCCTATCAAACGGACTCTACAGAAAATAGACTATCAGAACCAAGTGTGCAAAGAACTTGAG GAACCCAGTAATAAGCGCGTGCGGCCACTGGGCCGAGTCACCTCGCTGGCGAACCTCATCTCTCCCGTGAAGAATGGGGCCGTCCGGCGCTTTGGTCAGACCCTGCAGGCTTCACTGCGGGGCGACATGCGCTCCCCGGGCGTGCCCCAGCACAAGGCAGGCAGCAAGGCTGCTGCACCCACACCACCCAAACGCCGTAACAGCACCCTCTGGTCCGAAACCCTGGACGTACACCAAAAAGGAACTTTCTCCATGAAGGAGATAAAGAGACAAGAG GCCATATTTGAGCTGTCTCGAGGAGAGCAGGACCTGATTGAGGACCTCCAGCTCGCCCGCAAG GCATACCATGACCCAATGTTGAAACTGTCAATCATGTCTGAAGAGGAGCTGACTGCCATCTTCGGAGATTTGGATGCTTACATCCCACTTCATCATG ATCTGTTGGGACAGCTGGCCACAGCAACTTGCCCTGACGGGACTGTTGAAGAGATCGGCCAGATTGTAGTCAACTGG CTGCCCAGATTGAACGCGTACCGGGCATACTGCAGCAACCAGTTGGCAGCCAAAGCCCTGCTGGATCAGAAAAAGCAGGACCCAAAAGTGCAGGACTTCCTACAGCGCTGTATTGAGTCACCCTTCAGCAGGAAGCTGGACCTGTGGAGCTTCCTCGACATCCCCCGATCACGGCTGGTCAAATACCCGCTCCTGCTGAAAGAAAtcctcagacacacaccaccCGAACACCCAGACACCGCCAACCTTGAAAAAGCT GTCAGCATTATTCAGGATGTACTGGCTGACATTAACGTGAAGAAAGGCGAGTCGGAGTGCCAGTACTACATTGAtaaactggagtacctggacGACAAGCAGAAAGATCCACGCATAGAGCAGTGCAAGAGCCTGCTGTGCCATGGCGAGCTCCGCAACAAGAGTGGCACG AAACTGCATGTGTTCCTGTTTACTGAAGTGCTTGTCCTGACACGGCCTGTGATGCGGAACGAACGGCAGTGTTTCCAGGTTTACCGTCAGCCCATTCCAGTGCAGGACCTGGTGCTGGAGGACCTGCAGGACGGAGACGTACGCATGGGAGGGTCCTTCAGAGGGGCTTTCAGCAATTCGGACAAAG CCAAGAACATCTTCCGTGTGCGTTTCCAGGACCCAGCGCAGGGTCAGTCACATACACTTCAGGTCAATGACATCTTCCACAAGCAGCAGTGGCTCAACTGCCTGCGCACTGCCATGTCTGTCATCCAGAGCGATGTCCCCACGGTATGCTCCGAACGTCGCTCCTCCACAGCCTCCACAGTCGTCCACATGGAGGAGACGGACGAGAACCAACCTCAAAGCCAAGAGCCTCCCAGTCCCACACCTTCCACCACCTCTACGTCATCCTCCTCGTCCTCGTCCTCCACATCATCTAGTTCACCGAGGAAATCTAAAAAGGACAAACGCATCATCTGTTCTCTGGGCAAAAGGAAGGAAACCATGGTGTAG
- the net1 gene encoding neuroepithelial cell-transforming gene 1 protein isoform X1, whose protein sequence is MEETDQTQVAVPESSSERPKRKASCKRKSSVLAPDPSSPENNNNSSQRRPSLRRGSSFSFLTPGPQWDFTLKRKRREKDDDAVSLCSFDFKEPSNKRVRPLGRVTSLANLISPVKNGAVRRFGQTLQASLRGDMRSPGVPQHKAGSKAAAPTPPKRRNSTLWSETLDVHQKGTFSMKEIKRQEAIFELSRGEQDLIEDLQLARKAYHDPMLKLSIMSEEELTAIFGDLDAYIPLHHDLLGQLATATCPDGTVEEIGQIVVNWLPRLNAYRAYCSNQLAAKALLDQKKQDPKVQDFLQRCIESPFSRKLDLWSFLDIPRSRLVKYPLLLKEILRHTPPEHPDTANLEKAVSIIQDVLADINVKKGESECQYYIDKLEYLDDKQKDPRIEQCKSLLCHGELRNKSGTKLHVFLFTEVLVLTRPVMRNERQCFQVYRQPIPVQDLVLEDLQDGDVRMGGSFRGAFSNSDKAKNIFRVRFQDPAQGQSHTLQVNDIFHKQQWLNCLRTAMSVIQSDVPTVCSERRSSTASTVVHMEETDENQPQSQEPPSPTPSTTSTSSSSSSSSTSSSSPRKSKKDKRIICSLGKRKETMV, encoded by the exons ATGGAGGAAACAGACCAGACACAAGTCGCGGTGCCGGAGTCGAGCAGTGAGAGACCGAAGAGAAAAGCGAGCTGTAAGAGAAAGTCGAGTGTCCTCGCGCCGGATCCTTCCTCCCCcgagaacaacaacaacagcagccaGCG taGGCCTTCTCTGAGAAGGGGAAGTTCTTTCAGCTTTCTTACACCCGGCCCTCAGTGGGACTTCACTTTG AAACGTAAACGCAGAGAGAAAGATGACGATGCGGTCAGCCTGTGCAGCTTTGATTTTAAG GAACCCAGTAATAAGCGCGTGCGGCCACTGGGCCGAGTCACCTCGCTGGCGAACCTCATCTCTCCCGTGAAGAATGGGGCCGTCCGGCGCTTTGGTCAGACCCTGCAGGCTTCACTGCGGGGCGACATGCGCTCCCCGGGCGTGCCCCAGCACAAGGCAGGCAGCAAGGCTGCTGCACCCACACCACCCAAACGCCGTAACAGCACCCTCTGGTCCGAAACCCTGGACGTACACCAAAAAGGAACTTTCTCCATGAAGGAGATAAAGAGACAAGAG GCCATATTTGAGCTGTCTCGAGGAGAGCAGGACCTGATTGAGGACCTCCAGCTCGCCCGCAAG GCATACCATGACCCAATGTTGAAACTGTCAATCATGTCTGAAGAGGAGCTGACTGCCATCTTCGGAGATTTGGATGCTTACATCCCACTTCATCATG ATCTGTTGGGACAGCTGGCCACAGCAACTTGCCCTGACGGGACTGTTGAAGAGATCGGCCAGATTGTAGTCAACTGG CTGCCCAGATTGAACGCGTACCGGGCATACTGCAGCAACCAGTTGGCAGCCAAAGCCCTGCTGGATCAGAAAAAGCAGGACCCAAAAGTGCAGGACTTCCTACAGCGCTGTATTGAGTCACCCTTCAGCAGGAAGCTGGACCTGTGGAGCTTCCTCGACATCCCCCGATCACGGCTGGTCAAATACCCGCTCCTGCTGAAAGAAAtcctcagacacacaccaccCGAACACCCAGACACCGCCAACCTTGAAAAAGCT GTCAGCATTATTCAGGATGTACTGGCTGACATTAACGTGAAGAAAGGCGAGTCGGAGTGCCAGTACTACATTGAtaaactggagtacctggacGACAAGCAGAAAGATCCACGCATAGAGCAGTGCAAGAGCCTGCTGTGCCATGGCGAGCTCCGCAACAAGAGTGGCACG AAACTGCATGTGTTCCTGTTTACTGAAGTGCTTGTCCTGACACGGCCTGTGATGCGGAACGAACGGCAGTGTTTCCAGGTTTACCGTCAGCCCATTCCAGTGCAGGACCTGGTGCTGGAGGACCTGCAGGACGGAGACGTACGCATGGGAGGGTCCTTCAGAGGGGCTTTCAGCAATTCGGACAAAG CCAAGAACATCTTCCGTGTGCGTTTCCAGGACCCAGCGCAGGGTCAGTCACATACACTTCAGGTCAATGACATCTTCCACAAGCAGCAGTGGCTCAACTGCCTGCGCACTGCCATGTCTGTCATCCAGAGCGATGTCCCCACGGTATGCTCCGAACGTCGCTCCTCCACAGCCTCCACAGTCGTCCACATGGAGGAGACGGACGAGAACCAACCTCAAAGCCAAGAGCCTCCCAGTCCCACACCTTCCACCACCTCTACGTCATCCTCCTCGTCCTCGTCCTCCACATCATCTAGTTCACCGAGGAAATCTAAAAAGGACAAACGCATCATCTGTTCTCTGGGCAAAAGGAAGGAAACCATGGTGTAG